The genomic window GATTTTGTTTCGGCGAAAAGGTTTTAAGGCTGAAACCATCCAGTGAATAATGGTTTCAGCTTGCATGTTTCCCCCCTTTCTTTTTCTGTGGTAGTGTCTGGGATTTAAACCTGACGCCTCACTGCTTATCCTGACAGTATCTTAGAGATTGTAATGATAATGATATTACATTAACTTTATAAGATTCGAACTCATTAGTATTCAATACCGAACTTGAGGTGATAGCCATGAGTGAGGAGTTAGTTTTCAAAGTTTTAAAAGAAGCAGGAAGACCTTTAAAGAGCGCTGAAATAGCAGAATTAGCCGGAATTGACAAGAAAGAAGTAGATAAAGTCATTAAAAAGCTCAAAAAGGAAGGGAAGATAATTTCTCCGAAGAGATGTTACTACGCTCCTGCTGAGTGATTTCCGCTTATTTTATTAACCCCTAAAACTTTTACATTTTTGGTGGGTGAAAATGGAGGAAATGCTCAAGCTGGCGAGTCAATTTTACGAGGACGAATACAAAGATTCAGTTCTCTATGCTTCTTTGAGTAGAGGGGAAAAAGATCCAAAGCTGAAAGAAGAATTTTTAAGGTTATCTCACATGGAATCAAATCACGCAAAATTCTGGCACGACTTTTTGGCCAAAAGGGGCAAAAAACCTGAGAAAATAAAAATAGGCAGGCTCAGTTTCTTTTCTGTAAAACTGCTTAGAAAGCTTTTAGGTCCTGGAACTGTTGTTTCCCTGCTTGAGATGGGAGAAAACTCGGCTATTCAAAAGTATTTCAGCTTTCTGACAAAATACAAGCTTAGCGATGAAGAGAGGGAGGCAATTTCTAAAATAATCTTAGATGAACTTGAGCATGAGCGCTTTTTCTATGAGAGCAAGAAGCGCTTTCATGTAGAAAACATAAGGGATTTTGTCCTTGGAATGAACGATGGTCTCGTAGAGCTTTTGGGGGCAGTTACGGGACTTTCGGCAGTTTACATCCACAATCCGAAAATAGTAGGGATTAGCGGCTTGATAGTTGGAGTCGCGGGAGCACTTTCAATGGGGATAGGGGCGTTTATATCCGTCAGGTCTCAGAGGCAGGTGAATGAGAGTGTAAAACAGAGAATGGAAGTGCTTTTCAAAGTTTCTCCGAAGAGAGCAAAGGAAGAGCTTATAGAGAGGCTTTTGGAGAGCGGTATGCCAGAGGAGGTTGCTAAAGAAGTTGCGGAAAAGCTCTCTTCCAATGAAAACGCAATGATAAATCTTCTTGTGCAAGAAAGCAATGAAAATGAACTCCGTTCGGCCCTCTATACTGGTCTGGCTTACTTAACTGGGGTGGCTTTTCCAGTATTACCGTATTTTGTTGCCTCTTCCTCGTTATTGGCTCTACCTTTCTCAATCCTCTTGGCTGGAACTGCTTTGGCCATGGTTGCCAGCGTAATCTCCATACTTTCGGGAATTTCAATAAGGAAGAAAGTATTTGAAATGGTCTCCACTGGATTGGGGGCAGCTTTCCTGAGCTACCTTTTTGGAAGGTTAATGGAAAGCCTTTTCCACATTTCGGCACTTTGAGCGTGAGTTTTCTGGTATTTCTTCTTATTTTTCTCCTAGTTGGGCTCTCAGGCTTCTTTTGGTAGCATCGCAAACTTTATAAATTAGGGAAGGATTTAGTGTTATTGACGGGGGCGTGGTGTAGCCTGGTCCATCATCGCGGGCTCCAGAGGTGTGAAGACGAGCGGGTTTGCTGATTTGGGGATGAGCCTTTGGAGCTCTGACCCGGAGAAACCCGCGGACCGGGGTTCAAATCCCCGCGCCCCCACCAATTTGTTCTGGTAGAATTAGCGTTTAAAAATAAAAAACGATTTTGCAGGCTCATTTCTTGCTACTTCATCATAAAAATCAGAAAGGAGAACGGCAATCATCGCCTGCTTTAGGGTTCTTCTTTCACGGTAACGAAGGAGACCATAGTTACGGTTTGTCCAACGCCCTTTATTTCTCTAAGCTTATCAATCACAACTTTTCCAATGTCTTCAGCCGAAGGGGCCCTAACCTTTATCAGGAGATCCCATTCTCCAGCGATTATGTGAACTTCATAAACTTCTTCAATTTGGGCGATCCTTTTGGCAACTTCCCTTTGCGTTAGTCCTGAATCGGGTTCATACCTGGCAAGGATGAATGCTGTAGTTCCTAGATTGAGCTTCTTGTAATTGGGTTTGATAGTGAACTTCTCTATGATGCCCTCGCTTACGAGCTTTTTTATCCTGTAGTGAACAGTTGTCCTTGGGATGCCCAGCTTTTTGCTTAAGCTAGCTATGTTCTCCCTCGAATTCTCCTTAAGCTCTTTTAACAGTTTTAAATCAATTGTATCTAGTACTTCACCCATACAAATCCCCCATAATTGTCAAATTTTCAATAAAATGTCAGTTTTTATTGTCATTCAATCCTTTTTAAGATTTTCTTTTAGCCATCGTGTAAACTCCCTTAGGGCTAGTCCTCTGTGAGAGATTTTGTTTTTTTCTTCTATTTCCATCTCGGCAAACGTCTTGTCATAGCCTTCCGGCATGAATATTGGGTCGAACCCAAATCCCTTACTGCCGCGTTTCTCGTTAATTATTTTTCCGTGCACAACTCCCGTAAATATGTGAAGCTCCCCATCGTAATACCCTATCACGCTTTTGAAGTATGCTCTTCTGTCTTTAATTCCCTCCATGAGCTTGAGAATTCCTTCGTTTCCCAGGGTTTTGTAAACGTAAGCTGAGTAAACTCCTGGAAATCCCTTTAAACTCTCAATAAAAAGACCGGAGTCATCTATGAAGAACGGTTCGGTTATGTGTTCTTTTAACCACTCTACTCCAAAAGCGACAACATCTTCTAGGGTGTTTGCCTGTATCTCAGGATATTTTATACTCTTCTGCACAACCTCTACACCCAGAGGGGAAAGGTATTTTCTAACCTCTTCGACTTTTCCCTTATTGGATGTTACAAACACTAGTCGCATTGTTTTCACCTAAAGAAAAAAGAGGTGAAGTATTAAAAAGCTAATCTATAGTATAGCCAATTTTTTCGACAAGTTCCCTTCTCTCTTTCTTCTGTTCGTTGGTCTCAATTCTAGTTGCGGCTTTTCCATCTACTATTCCGAGAACAGAGCGTCCAAGTTCTGTTTCGGCCACTATAACCTGCATGGGGTTTTCACTCGCACCGTAGACCATAGCCACTGCCGGGTGGTTTTTTATGGTGTTAAGCACGTTTATTGGGAAGGCGTTTTTCATAAGGATTACAAAAACATGACCTGCTCCAATCTTTAAAGCATTTTTTGCGGCCAATTCTTCGAGTTCTCTATCGTTCCCGGTGTACCTTGTTAGTTGTGGCTTCGCCTCGTTCATAGCAACCCCAAACTTTATTCCGGGAACCGCTGTGAGAAGAGCCCTAGCTAAGTCGTCAACGGTGAAGATTGAGAAGTTCCCCTGACCGATGATGCATTCTACCCCCTCTGGTTTTTCTACCTCTACAACCTCTATTTTGACCATTTCCATCACCATCTACTACTTAATTTTTCATACATAAAACTTTTTTGGACATTATATCCTAGGGGGTAGTCCAGTGGGCAGTATTCCAACCCCGTTATATCTCCGGAGGCATAGTATTCCAGTGCTCTGCAATCATGGCATGTGGAGCTAAATGGACAGAGTTTGCAGCTTTCTATGTCTTCCTTTCTCAGTTTCCAGAATCTTTTCAATCTGCGTTTCCTGAGTATCTGCTTTAGGCTTAGTTCTTTTACGCTCCCTACTACAAAATTCCGCAAAAGAGGGCAGGGAAGAGCGAATCCTTCCGCGGTTATAGCCAGAGTGCCGCTCAAACACGGATGGAATTCATTATGAGCTTTGAATGTCCTCTTAGCATCCATTAAATCGAAATCAACTTTTCTCAGTGAGCCCGGAAAAAGTACATCAAGGTATACCTCACCAGGAAACGAAAAATCTGCAATATTTCCAATTTCGTCTCCTTTAATCATGAGAAGTACAGCATACGCTCCCTCTATGCTTTGAAGCCTTTTTATATTTTTGTGAGAATATCTAGCTTCTACAATAGGCTTAACATTTGTTGGGAAGGATATCTTCTCGAAGTCTTCAAGTCTAACAACGGGATAGACATTCTCAATTGGAAGCGTTGCAGAAAAGCGAGAAAGCTCTTCCAGAAGAGATAAGTCGTCATAATTTGTCAGGTAAAGGTCTTTGCCAGAAATCGTTGAGAACTCCCTTATTACCTCTTTTATCCGCTCAAGCTCTAGGGGAGCATCTCGAAGAATGAACTTATTGTTGCCAATGCATCCTATTGATCGTGGTATTCCTTCCACTTCCGAAAACTCCCCTTTTCCTGAGCCGAGTTGCAGTATAAGTCTTTCGAGCTTTCCATTGTGTTCTCTTTCCACCCATGGTGGTTTTGCTAAGGTAACGATGGAGCTTTTACTAAGGCTCAAAACATCGTTACCACTTATCTCCATTTAATCACCGCTAACTACACAATGAGAAGCTTTATTAATTTTACTATTTATTGTTGTTTTTAAATTATGATTAATAATAGTTAAAAAGGAGCTTTAATGTACCTTTTTGTCGGGTATTGCTTTTTCTCCTTCAATCCAAAACACACCTTCATCGGTCACTTCTTTCTTCCATATTGGAACCCTCTTTTTTACTTCATCTACAGCCCAAATACAGGCCTCAAAAGCTTCTTTTCTGTGCTTCCCAGCAGCTACTATGAGAATTGTGTTCTCTCCCACTTCAAGCTCGCCATAACGGTGCCATATAACCATATCTAATATTGGGAATTTTTTCAGGGCCTCCTCTCGAATTCTCTTCATCTCTTCTATCGCCATTTCTTCATAGGCCTCATAAATGAGCTTTTTAACTCTCCTGCCGTGGCTCTCGTTTCTAACTTTTCCGAGAAATATCGCGATTCCTCCACTTTTTGGAGACGAAACAAGCCCAACGGCTTCGGCAATGTCAAAATCCTCGGGTTTTTTAAAGAGTCTAATCTTCAAGCTCGATCACCTCAAAGGAATTGTGCATTAGATCAACAATGAGTAGTTTGTTTGCCAAGACTTCTCCTTTGCCAGTCAACAGCTTTATAACCTCTGCCGCTTGTATGGTTCCTATAACTCCCGCTGTTGCCCCCAAAATCGGGAACTTTTCTTTCTTCTTTGGTGGCACTGGGAAGATTTCTTTAAGACTCTTTGTCTTTCCGGGAATGATAGTGGTTACCTGCCCGTAAAGGCTCTCAACGGCTCCGTGAACAAGGGGAATTTCCCTTTTATGGGCAAACTCATCCAGAAGGTACCTCGTCTCGAAGTTGTCTAGGCAATCAACAATAACATCAACGTCTCTAAGAACCTCTTCTATGTTCTCCCTCGTTAGCTTTCCAACAAAGGTTTCTATCTTTATATCCGAGTTAAAGCGCTCAAGCTTCCATTTAGCTGATATTGGCTTCGGGTTCTTTTCCAAGTCCTCTTCCCAGTGAAGAATCTGCCTGTTTAAATTGCTCAGTTCTGGGAGTTGTTCATCTATGAGCAAGAGGTTTACTCCCGCAGCTGCCAAATAATAAGCGACGGGGCTTCCAAGTCCTCCTACACCTACAACGGCCACTTTGCTTTTCTTGAGCTTCTCTTGCCCTTCAACCCCGAAAATCCTAATCTGTCTGTCGTATCTTTCCAGCTCCTTCTCCGTCAGCATATCATCCACCACTCGTGGGCGGGAATAAAGCTACAATGTCACCATCTTTTAATTCCTCATCGAAAGAAGCGTATCTGCCGTTCCTTGAGATGTTCACATCTGCGCTATCATCGTAGTCTTCACCAAAAATTTCCTCCTTAAACTCAGGATGGAGTTCTTTTATCTTCTCAACAAGGTCTCTTATCTTACTTCCCTCTGGAAGATCAATTTCCTCCTCTCCTGTTCCAGCTAGCTCCCTAAAGCGGGCAAAATACCTCACTTTCACCTTCATCTTCTCACCATCTAAAATTACTGGGTGTGTTTTATAAAAGGTTTGTCATAAAATAAAAGTGATTACCAAGGAACGCTTTTCCACTTTAGCTTATACGCCAAAACATTGGCTCCCCAATGGATGAACGGAGTTACAAGGAGAAGAAATAATACCTGTCCAGTCGTGAGAGTCTTTATTGGATAAGCTAAAACTAGTGCAGAAACTAAAAAGCCCCATTGGTCGAGACCAACTGCCGGATAACCTCTTTCCATACCTATTCTTCTCTTAACAAAGCTCCCGATCAGGTCTCCGAGAAGAGCTCCAAAGGAGAGCGCAAAAGCAAGTTTTAAGGCAATCGAAAACGAGCCATAAAAATCGGGCTTGATTTGATATTGAATAATCCCTATTAAAACTCCCGTAAAAAGTCCTCCGAAAAAGCCCCTCCAGGTTTTCCCATCACCAAGAATTCTCTTTCCATCGACAAAACTCTTTCCAAAGTCCATTGGTGTTTTGCCTTTGAAGATCACTGGGGAGGCATTTGCAAAATACGCTGGGAGAATGTACCACAAAGCTTCGAGCAGTTCATTCATTTAACCACCGCCCTAATTAACTTGGGCTTGTTTTTAAGGGTTTTCACTATTTAGCTTTTCTTCGAGACACTCTAAAAGGGCTTTCAGAACTTGCTCATCCTCATTTTTCAGGAAGATGTTTATGATCTTTTCTGCAATGGCATTTCTCTGAAGAGCAAATTCTATTCTCTGCCTTATTTTCTCTGCTTCTTCGCTTTTATCGTTTTCCACTTCCTTCAAAGCCTTCAAAAGGTTTTCTCTGGTTTGCTTGACGTCTTCCTCTATTTTTTTATAGTATGCCTCTTTTCTCCACTCTCGAATATTCTTTATTGCTGTGTAATATGCCTTTTTATCTCCTGGCTTTTTGATCCTTTTTACAAGTCCAATATTTTCTAGGAGCTTCAGTGCGGTGCTCACGTGAGAAAGTGAGTATCCAGTCCTCTCAGCAATTTCTCCTAGGCTTAACGGTTCGTCTTCAAAGAAGAGAACTCCGTATATGTATCCATAGAGCTCACTTAACCCAAATCTTCTTGCGGTATTTGCGAAGTGCTCCATCATGATCCTTTTAGCTTCCTCAACCCCCATACCTACACCTCCTATCTCCACAAGGTTTTTAAGATTTGAAGGCTATAAATCTTTCGGAAAGTTCCGAAAGTTCAGAGGTGAGAGAATGCTCAAGAAGCTCGCGAGGGTAATAGTAAAATACAGGGTGGCATTTTCATTGATAGCCCTATTCTTGCTAATTCTCTCTGTATACGGAGTACAGCTGTTGGAATTCGAAAGCGACCTTACTAAACAGCTTCCCCAAGATTTGCCGGCAGTGAGGGATTATTTGATACTCCAAAATGAATTTCAAAGTGGAGATTCTGCTCTTATAATTGTCAAGGTGGCCTCTATTGAAGAGGGCGGTGTCTATGACATTAGAGACCCCGAGGTGATAAAGTCAATCTACGAACTCGAGGAGCGTTTAAGGGAGCATGAATATGTAACAGACACAACAAGCATTGCTGATATTTTTATTCAAATTCTTGGCAGATTGCCTGAAAACGAAGAAGAAGTTAGATTTGTTTTGAATACTCTCCCCCCAGAAGCCCTGCAGGGGTTGATAAGCTCCGATTATAGAACGACCATTATAGTAGCTACTCTTACGGCAGGCTCTGGCTCCCAAGCGGTGCAGAGAGTTTATGAGGACATTGAGAGAGATATAAACGAGGTACGCTTCCCAAAAAATGTGGAGGTTATTCAAACCGGAACAATTGGAATCACATATAGGATTCTGGCAATGCTTCAAGGTGATCTAAATAGAACAATGGCCATTGCCTTCCTCTTCGTGGCGTTTCTGTTGATCTACTTTTACAAATCCGTTTTTAGGGCAATGCTTCCCCTTATACCTCTGGTATTTGGCGTAACGATGACTCTCGGTTTTATGGGGCTGCTTGGGATTCCAATAGACATGGTAACTACCGTAGTTGGGGCAATGATAGTTGGAATGGGTATTGACTACGGTGTTCACGTAACAAATCGTTATTTTGAGGAAAGGAAAAAGGGCAGAGGTATTGAAGAGGCTGCAGAAGAAGCTGTGGCAGAGACTGGAAAGGCCTTGTTGGGGGCAGCTCTGACAACCATAGCTGGATTTTCTGCATTGAGTCTTTCCGTTTTGCCTTCTCTCCGCAGATTGAGTTTTGTCTTGATAATGGGACTCAGCTTAGCAGCGATAAACGCTGTTGTAATAACCCCTTCACTTATAATCCTCTACGAGGATATTATGAGGAAAATCAAAGGAAAACACGAAGTTCCTGAGATAAGAGCTCATTCAGGTTTTATTGCTAAGTCCTTTAACACCCTTGGCAGGATCATTAAGGGACATCCAAAAACAACTCTGCTTATTGTGTCTCTGATGACCCTTGTGTTTCTTTATGGTTTAACTCAGGTAACAACGGAGGTTAGACTTGAGAAAATGATTCCCGAAGGCATACCAGAAATTGAGGCTATGAAAGATGTTAGATATGAATTCGGTGGTCAAGACGAGCTGGATTTAATAGTGAAGGCAGAGGACGTAAGGGATCCAACAATAGTGAGGGACATATACCGCTTTGAGCAGGAGATACTTGCCGACTCTCATTACAACAATGTCTTTGAGACCAACAGCATAGCGAATGTAGTTGTCAGAAAATACGGCTACATTCCCGAAGACAAGGAAAAAATAAAAGAAGCTATAAAAGAGGGAGGAGCTCCCATAAATGAAGACTACTCGATGACTCTAATCCAGGTAAGAGGTAACTTCGGCGGGGTTAGGCCAGATGACTTTAGGGCTATTATGCACTATTTTGAAGAGCAGGCAAAAAGTGCAGACTTTCCTCCGGGAGTTGAGATAAGACCCGCTGGAGATTTGTATCTAAACTACGTTTTAGATGGTCTTACAAATCAAGAGCTCGGCAAGATATCCACCTATGGTAGCATTCTTGTTGTGCTGGTAGTTATACTGCTCTTCAGAAGGCCGCTAGTTTCGATTGCAATGATACTACCCATGTTCCTTGGTGCCCTTTGGACCGTTGGCTACATGGGGCTCGCGGGCATACCTTTCACTCAAACTTTAGCTGGTGTTATCTCGATGATAGTTGGTCTTGGAGTTGACTACGGAATGCACCTTACCCACAGGTTTTTGGAAGAACTTAGGGAGGGCAATCCGTATCCCATAATCTCTGCAGTTGAAGGAGTTGGTCCCGGGATCTTGGTTGGGGCTTTAACTACGGCTGGAGGATTTTTAGCTTTGCTTAGTGGAGAACTCACCGCAATACACGACTTTGGAAAAACCCTAGCGGTTGGAATCTTCGCTTCAATGTTTGCCGCTTTCACGGTAACACCTGCTTTGCTCCAGCTGTTTTATGGAAAAAGGATAAGAGGTGAGGAAAAATGAGAAAATACCTCGGACTTATACTGGGAGTGCTGATTATCATGGGTGGTTTTAATCTTGTTATGGCTGAGGAAGAGCTTCTCTTTGAGGGTTATCTCAACAAAGGCGACTCAATACTTGTGGGTCCACTTGTAGTTGTTCTCCAGGATGTCCAGAAGGATTACGTAGAGAACGAGTACAAGGCCATGATACTCATCATAAAGGACAACAAGGTACTTAACATGAACTATACCTCGCTTAAAGTTCCCAATCCAGAAAAAATACAGGAGCTTCTCACAAACACCACATTCCTCTACGCAATGGCAGAAACTCTCGGCTACAACACAACAAATCCCGTAGAGCTCGCCCAATTCTATCTGTGGCTTAACAGTGCATCCCAAGAGGAGATTGTGGATGCGGTGTTCAAAACCATTGAAGAGCATCCCGAACTGGGTATCTCAAAAGAAGACCTTCTCATGACTGTCACTTATCCCAATATAAGCCTCATAGGCGAAAACGAGACCATAGAAGTTGAGGTTGATGGAGAGAAAGTAGCTATTACAGCCCTTCAGATTTATCCAAATGGTGCAAGAATAAGCATAAGCGGCCCTTCTGAATGGAAAGCTTCAATGATACCAGCATACCTTACGGCATGGGCTGAAACTCCGAAGAAAGTTAGGCCGGGCGATGAAATTACTGTCAAAGTTCATATAAAGAACGAGGGAGCTTTAAAAGCAAGGTTTATTACGGTAGTTGTGTCCCCAACCCCTGTTTCATTTGCTCCTTCCGGTGGAGGGACGGGTGAGGTAATAGCTCAAGTTGCATCCCAGAGCGGAGTTGTGCAGAGTGTTCTTTTGCCGGTAGATAGCGCAGTGAAGTACATAGAATATCTGGACGGAAAAGAGGAGAAAGTCGTTGAATTCAAGTTCAAGGTAAATGAAAACATTGATCCAGGTATTTATCCCCTCTACATTTCACTTGCATATCACGTGCAGAGAGGAGAGAATTTGCAAATGCTGCAAGGCTTTGATTATTTCTCCATAACTGTAATTCGGGAGGGGGAAGCAACTTTTGAGATAGAGA from Thermococcus alcaliphilus includes these protein-coding regions:
- a CDS encoding GbsR/MarR family transcriptional regulator, producing MGVEEAKRIMMEHFANTARRFGLSELYGYIYGVLFFEDEPLSLGEIAERTGYSLSHVSTALKLLENIGLVKRIKKPGDKKAYYTAIKNIREWRKEAYYKKIEEDVKQTRENLLKALKEVENDKSEEAEKIRQRIEFALQRNAIAEKIINIFLKNEDEQVLKALLECLEEKLNSENP
- a CDS encoding SPASM domain-containing protein, coding for MEISGNDVLSLSKSSIVTLAKPPWVEREHNGKLERLILQLGSGKGEFSEVEGIPRSIGCIGNNKFILRDAPLELERIKEVIREFSTISGKDLYLTNYDDLSLLEELSRFSATLPIENVYPVVRLEDFEKISFPTNVKPIVEARYSHKNIKRLQSIEGAYAVLLMIKGDEIGNIADFSFPGEVYLDVLFPGSLRKVDFDLMDAKRTFKAHNEFHPCLSGTLAITAEGFALPCPLLRNFVVGSVKELSLKQILRKRRLKRFWKLRKEDIESCKLCPFSSTCHDCRALEYYASGDITGLEYCPLDYPLGYNVQKSFMYEKLSSRW
- a CDS encoding ubiquitin-like small modifier protein 1 — translated: MKVKVRYFARFRELAGTGEEEIDLPEGSKIRDLVEKIKELHPEFKEEIFGEDYDDSADVNISRNGRYASFDEELKDGDIVALFPPTSGG
- a CDS encoding HTH domain-containing protein codes for the protein MSEELVFKVLKEAGRPLKSAEIAELAGIDKKEVDKVIKKLKKEGKIISPKRCYYAPAE
- a CDS encoding adenosine-specific kinase, producing the protein MVKIEVVEVEKPEGVECIIGQGNFSIFTVDDLARALLTAVPGIKFGVAMNEAKPQLTRYTGNDRELEELAAKNALKIGAGHVFVILMKNAFPINVLNTIKNHPAVAMVYGASENPMQVIVAETELGRSVLGIVDGKAATRIETNEQKKERRELVEKIGYTID
- a CDS encoding ThiF family adenylyltransferase, with product MLTEKELERYDRQIRIFGVEGQEKLKKSKVAVVGVGGLGSPVAYYLAAAGVNLLLIDEQLPELSNLNRQILHWEEDLEKNPKPISAKWKLERFNSDIKIETFVGKLTRENIEEVLRDVDVIVDCLDNFETRYLLDEFAHKREIPLVHGAVESLYGQVTTIIPGKTKSLKEIFPVPPKKKEKFPILGATAGVIGTIQAAEVIKLLTGKGEVLANKLLIVDLMHNSFEVIELED
- a CDS encoding Lrp/AsnC family transcriptional regulator; this encodes MGEVLDTIDLKLLKELKENSRENIASLSKKLGIPRTTVHYRIKKLVSEGIIEKFTIKPNYKKLNLGTTAFILARYEPDSGLTQREVAKRIAQIEEVYEVHIIAGEWDLLIKVRAPSAEDIGKVVIDKLREIKGVGQTVTMVSFVTVKEEP
- a CDS encoding XTP/dITP diphosphatase, producing the protein MRLVFVTSNKGKVEEVRKYLSPLGVEVVQKSIKYPEIQANTLEDVVAFGVEWLKEHITEPFFIDDSGLFIESLKGFPGVYSAYVYKTLGNEGILKLMEGIKDRRAYFKSVIGYYDGELHIFTGVVHGKIINEKRGSKGFGFDPIFMPEGYDKTFAEMEIEEKNKISHRGLALREFTRWLKENLKKD
- a CDS encoding hydrophobe/amphiphile efflux-3 (HAE3) family transporter gives rise to the protein MLKKLARVIVKYRVAFSLIALFLLILSVYGVQLLEFESDLTKQLPQDLPAVRDYLILQNEFQSGDSALIIVKVASIEEGGVYDIRDPEVIKSIYELEERLREHEYVTDTTSIADIFIQILGRLPENEEEVRFVLNTLPPEALQGLISSDYRTTIIVATLTAGSGSQAVQRVYEDIERDINEVRFPKNVEVIQTGTIGITYRILAMLQGDLNRTMAIAFLFVAFLLIYFYKSVFRAMLPLIPLVFGVTMTLGFMGLLGIPIDMVTTVVGAMIVGMGIDYGVHVTNRYFEERKKGRGIEEAAEEAVAETGKALLGAALTTIAGFSALSLSVLPSLRRLSFVLIMGLSLAAINAVVITPSLIILYEDIMRKIKGKHEVPEIRAHSGFIAKSFNTLGRIIKGHPKTTLLIVSLMTLVFLYGLTQVTTEVRLEKMIPEGIPEIEAMKDVRYEFGGQDELDLIVKAEDVRDPTIVRDIYRFEQEILADSHYNNVFETNSIANVVVRKYGYIPEDKEKIKEAIKEGGAPINEDYSMTLIQVRGNFGGVRPDDFRAIMHYFEEQAKSADFPPGVEIRPAGDLYLNYVLDGLTNQELGKISTYGSILVVLVVILLFRRPLVSIAMILPMFLGALWTVGYMGLAGIPFTQTLAGVISMIVGLGVDYGMHLTHRFLEELREGNPYPIISAVEGVGPGILVGALTTAGGFLALLSGELTAIHDFGKTLAVGIFASMFAAFTVTPALLQLFYGKRIRGEEK
- a CDS encoding CDP-2,3-bis-(O-geranylgeranyl)-sn-glycerol synthase, translating into MNELLEALWYILPAYFANASPVIFKGKTPMDFGKSFVDGKRILGDGKTWRGFFGGLFTGVLIGIIQYQIKPDFYGSFSIALKLAFALSFGALLGDLIGSFVKRRIGMERGYPAVGLDQWGFLVSALVLAYPIKTLTTGQVLFLLLVTPFIHWGANVLAYKLKWKSVPW
- a CDS encoding VIT1/CCC1 transporter family protein; its protein translation is MEEMLKLASQFYEDEYKDSVLYASLSRGEKDPKLKEEFLRLSHMESNHAKFWHDFLAKRGKKPEKIKIGRLSFFSVKLLRKLLGPGTVVSLLEMGENSAIQKYFSFLTKYKLSDEEREAISKIILDELEHERFFYESKKRFHVENIRDFVLGMNDGLVELLGAVTGLSAVYIHNPKIVGISGLIVGVAGALSMGIGAFISVRSQRQVNESVKQRMEVLFKVSPKRAKEELIERLLESGMPEEVAKEVAEKLSSNENAMINLLVQESNENELRSALYTGLAYLTGVAFPVLPYFVASSSLLALPFSILLAGTALAMVASVISILSGISIRKKVFEMVSTGLGAAFLSYLFGRLMESLFHISAL
- a CDS encoding molybdenum cofactor biosynthesis protein MoaE; this translates as MKIRLFKKPEDFDIAEAVGLVSSPKSGGIAIFLGKVRNESHGRRVKKLIYEAYEEMAIEEMKRIREEALKKFPILDMVIWHRYGELEVGENTILIVAAGKHRKEAFEACIWAVDEVKKRVPIWKKEVTDEGVFWIEGEKAIPDKKVH